From one Musa acuminata AAA Group cultivar baxijiao chromosome BXJ2-6, Cavendish_Baxijiao_AAA, whole genome shotgun sequence genomic stretch:
- the LOC103986809 gene encoding nuclear transcription factor Y subunit B-3, translating to MKGRRSRHHLGTGGSHQLVSDDESGHASDSSPKEQDRFLPVANVSRIMKRSLPANAKISKEAKETVQECVSEFISFITGEASDKCQREKRKTINGDDLLWAMTTLGFDSYVGPLKAYLNKYRETEGEKNLMARHGEPPSNDPDDASPAIPSFAASGFYSVGEAWDQRKK from the coding sequence ATGAAGGGGAGGAGGAGCCGTCACCACTTGGGCACCGGCGGCAGCCACCAGCTGGTGTCGGACGACGAGTCGGGGCACGCCTCGGACTCGTCCCCCAAAGAGCAAGATCGCTTCCTGCCCGTCGCCAACGTGAGCCGCATCATGAAGCGGTCGCTGCCGGCCAACGCCAAGATCTCCAAGGAGGCCAAGGAGACGGTGCAGGAGTGCGTGTCGGAGTTCATCAGTTTCATCACCGGGGAGGCCTCCGACAAGTGCCAGCGCGAGAAGCGGAAGACCATCAACGGCGACGACCTCCTATGGGCCATGACCACGCTCGGCTTCGACAGCTACGTCGGCCCCCTCAAGGCCTACCTCAACAAGTACCGAGAGACGGAGGGGGAGAAGAACCTCATGGCCCGCCACGGCGAGCCCCCCTCCAATGATCCCGACGACGCCTCCCCCGCCATCCCTTCCTTCGCCGCGTCCGGATTCTACTCCGTCGGCGAAGCCTGGGATCAACGAAAGAAGTAG